The Canis lupus familiaris isolate Mischka breed German Shepherd chromosome 5, alternate assembly UU_Cfam_GSD_1.0, whole genome shotgun sequence region GTAAGAGGGGGCTGCAGGATTAGAAATCCTAAACTGTCAAAAGTCAGTCAGATGACcaataaataacagaaagagaatCGTGTGTCACAGCTGAAAGTGGCCTTAAATGAGGATGAAGTTAGACCCATTTCTCCATCCCTGCTAAGGAGGAATGAACATCCTGATCCCTAGTGGCTGATCTGGCTGTTCAGACTGCTAGGGTAGAAAATTAATAACTATCCAGGAATTGGCAGATGGATTAAACAATATGAAAATCACATGGAGCAGGATGTTTCTGAGGCTTAGCCCAGCGCTGAGGGCAACAAGGCCCAAGGGCCCCACCCCCCCATCTCACCCATTGCTGCTTCCTTGGTCAGCTGGCCATGATACGTGGAGCACTCGGCCATCATCTGGCAAAGCTCTCCAGCACTGTGTCTGGAGGGTTCCCTGACAAAAGCCTCGGAACACTTCTTTGTGAAGATGGAGGCTGGGCGGATGGCCTCAGTGCGGCCGTGCTTGAATGCTGCAGTGCTACACGACTCGTAGGTGGCCACTGTCCGCCCATACTGCCTCAGGAAGGCCATCTGGAAGGCCAGCTGAGCTACTGCGTCAGGGCTCAGCTTCTGGTTTTTCAAAAACTCTTTGCCCCCTCTCTGAAATTGGATGAAGTCGATGGTGAGGGTTTTCACGATGGCATCAAACTTGTCCTTAGCAGCACCAATGCTGGCCTTCATGGCATCATCCAGCTTGAAGTTAAGTCTCCGCACAGCAGCAGAAGAGTCAGTGTGGGCCGGCTGGCTCTGTGGGGTGATAGCAGGGGCCTGAGTGCTATCCTTAAACACTTCATTAAAAAACCTGAGCACTGCCACACCATCACCCCAGGCATGCTCAAAGTGGACAGCCGCAGTGCCATCCTTGGCTAGAATGAGGTTAAAGGACTTATCAAACCAGCGGTTTGTGCCGTCACTGTGCAGCATGGTGTGAGACAGGTGGACAAGGTCCTTAATGGGGAAGTCATCTAGGCAGAGACAGAACACAGCAGAGTCCACTTTCCTCAGGGCCTCCTCATTGCCACCACTCACCAGCCTCTCCCTGAGCTCTGCCCAGACGTCTCGGTTCTCAGTGGTCAGATAGGCCAGGGGAAAGTCAGGGGTGGCGCTGCTGTCTGAGAGAATGTACTTCAGATGAGCCTGGATTTCAGAGGCGCTCACAATGTTTCCATCTTGATCTAGGACATCAAAAACATAGAAATGTCCTTTCCTTAGGACCAGAAGGTGCCTAGCGCTCTCATCAGTGACAAGTTCATCACGAACAGGCCTGGGTAAACGAGTTGAATTGAAAAGCCGAAAATACTGAGACATATCCAGGGGGTATGCGTTAACTAAGTAGGCGCCATACcaggacagagaggaaggcacAAAGCGTATGAGTCTCTTGAAGGTGTCGGTGTCACTTTTGGCAGGGTTCAAATGGAAAACCTCTGGTTCCAAGAGACCGGCCCGGAGCGTCTTCAGAAACCGGATGGCCGAAATGGTCATGTTGGTCGCCCTGATGAGCTGGTCATTATACTCCGACTTTGGGTCAGGGTTGAATGCCATGAATGGATTAAAGTTCAAGACGACGGGATCTCGAGCGGTTAGGTACATATCAAACCAGGGACCTGAAAGATAAAAGTGAACAAGAACATCACAAAAAGTTAATGTagtccctaaaaataaaatttgagaaggaaaaatcatCAAGCATATGCAGGAAAAAATGATGTCAACCTCCAGAGGGTGAAAAGTCccaattattttttccatctgcAGTAATTTGTGacatataaatgggatcacacaatatgtggtcttttgtatcTGGTTTCTATTACGATGTTTTTAAGGTTCAGCCATGTGGTAGCacataaaagaccacatattgtgtcACTCTTTTGTattgctgaataatgttccattacatggatagaccacattttgtttatgtattcttCCATTGGTAGACctttggttgtttccactttttggttattatgaataatgctggtGTATACAGGTTTGTGTGTGGATGGTATTCTCAATTCTCTTGGAGAAACagctagaagtagaattgctacgTCATATGGGAAGTCTAAGTTTAGGCTTTTGGGGAACTGCAAggttgtcttccaaagtggctgtaccattacCACTGGCAGTGTGTGAGGGTTCTAATTTTTTGGCAACATT contains the following coding sequences:
- the CPT2 gene encoding carnitine O-palmitoyltransferase 2, mitochondrial isoform X2: MTFCPKGLASSNKIKLPIPKLEDTIKRYLRAQKPLLDDGQFRKTEQFCKSFENGIGKELHEQLVAQDKQNKHTSYISGPWFDMYLTARDPVVLNFNPFMAFNPDPKSEYNDQLIRATNMTISAIRFLKTLRAGLLEPEVFHLNPAKSDTDTFKRLIRFVPSSLSWYGAYLVNAYPLDMSQYFRLFNSTRLPRPVRDELVTDESARHLLVLRKGHFYVFDVLDQDGNIVSASEIQAHLKYILSDSSATPDFPLAYLTTENRDVWAELRERLVSGGNEEALRKVDSAVFCLCLDDFPIKDLVHLSHTMLHSDGTNRWFDKSFNLILAKDGTAAVHFEHAWGDGVAVLRFFNEVFKDSTQAPAITPQSQPAHTDSSAAVRRLNFKLDDAMKASIGAAKDKFDAIVKTLTIDFIQFQRGGKEFLKNQKLSPDAVAQLAFQMAFLRQYGRTVATYESCSTAAFKHGRTEAIRPASIFTKKCSEAFVREPSRHSAGELCQMMAECSTYHGQLTKEAAMGQGFDRHLFALRYLAAAKGIALPELYLDPAYRQINHNILSTSTLSSSTVNIGGFAPVVPDGFGIGYAVHDKWIGCNVSSYPGRNAREFLQCVEKALEDIFDAIEGKRIKT
- the CPT2 gene encoding carnitine O-palmitoyltransferase 2, mitochondrial isoform X1, whose protein sequence is MVARLLLLRARPRGPAGGPGPVCRRLSAGSGPREYLQRSIVPTMHFQDSLPRLPIPKLEDTIKRYLRAQKPLLDDGQFRKTEQFCKSFENGIGKELHEQLVAQDKQNKHTSYISGPWFDMYLTARDPVVLNFNPFMAFNPDPKSEYNDQLIRATNMTISAIRFLKTLRAGLLEPEVFHLNPAKSDTDTFKRLIRFVPSSLSWYGAYLVNAYPLDMSQYFRLFNSTRLPRPVRDELVTDESARHLLVLRKGHFYVFDVLDQDGNIVSASEIQAHLKYILSDSSATPDFPLAYLTTENRDVWAELRERLVSGGNEEALRKVDSAVFCLCLDDFPIKDLVHLSHTMLHSDGTNRWFDKSFNLILAKDGTAAVHFEHAWGDGVAVLRFFNEVFKDSTQAPAITPQSQPAHTDSSAAVRRLNFKLDDAMKASIGAAKDKFDAIVKTLTIDFIQFQRGGKEFLKNQKLSPDAVAQLAFQMAFLRQYGRTVATYESCSTAAFKHGRTEAIRPASIFTKKCSEAFVREPSRHSAGELCQMMAECSTYHGQLTKEAAMGQGFDRHLFALRYLAAAKGIALPELYLDPAYRQINHNILSTSTLSSSTVNIGGFAPVVPDGFGIGYAVHDKWIGCNVSSYPGRNAREFLQCVEKALEDIFDAIEGKRIKT